From the genome of Methanobrevibacter smithii ATCC 35061, one region includes:
- the serB gene encoding phosphoserine phosphatase SerB, which produces MIKLVVFDLDNVIIDGEAIDEIGKLANVEDEIAEITEKAMQGEIDFETSIKDRVKLLEGTSIEDIQKVADELPLMNGAEDTIARLKEEGLDVAIISGSFDVVAQTVKDKLGIENAYTNSFTVEDGKLTGEVTGPLVSGSKLDVLKEHIEGNDTSLEEVVAVGDGANDISMIESAGIGIAFNAKDSVKEKADVVVDEKDLTKVLDEIINQLSTDVVENDETEQVEEAEDAEESTEEAEKPKKDGLPESDFVLADTMEGVRKQKDEKEAEIAKVTEEREEFNRIAKEQRKIRDELNASLKENLNKAIEFRNERNEINKKVEEAKKARNEANNKIRNLEWSSGKRDKIKIENEIKKIDKIIETRVLDIKKENQLVKNANDLRKQLMEIHEDESVKGEAQELKKLSEEEHEKVIDFSEKAQAAHEEMLKFFRKTDDIRTAADEAHKKFIEARKNASAKHEEFKSILSDIHVINKKLGSNRPRKRRSASNKSSSSNGNKNREEKERAEEIFDKFKHGGKLSTEELLLLQKYNIN; this is translated from the coding sequence TTGATTAAACTTGTAGTATTTGACTTAGATAACGTTATTATTGATGGAGAAGCAATTGATGAGATAGGGAAATTAGCAAATGTTGAAGATGAAATAGCTGAAATTACTGAAAAAGCTATGCAAGGTGAAATCGACTTTGAAACTTCTATTAAAGATAGAGTTAAACTTCTTGAAGGAACTTCCATTGAAGATATTCAAAAAGTTGCTGATGAACTTCCATTAATGAATGGTGCTGAAGATACCATCGCACGTTTAAAAGAAGAAGGATTAGATGTAGCTATTATTAGTGGCAGTTTTGATGTTGTTGCACAAACCGTTAAAGACAAACTCGGTATTGAAAATGCATACACTAATAGTTTCACTGTTGAAGACGGTAAATTGACTGGTGAAGTAACTGGACCTTTAGTATCTGGTTCTAAATTGGACGTATTAAAAGAACATATTGAAGGTAATGACACTTCTTTAGAAGAAGTTGTTGCAGTTGGAGATGGAGCTAACGACATTTCCATGATCGAATCAGCAGGTATTGGAATTGCTTTCAATGCAAAAGATTCTGTTAAAGAAAAAGCTGATGTTGTAGTAGATGAAAAAGACTTAACCAAAGTCTTAGATGAAATTATTAATCAATTATCCACTGATGTTGTTGAAAATGACGAAACTGAACAAGTAGAAGAAGCAGAAGATGCTGAAGAATCTACTGAAGAAGCTGAAAAACCTAAAAAAGACGGTCTTCCTGAATCTGATTTTGTTTTAGCTGACACCATGGAAGGTGTAAGAAAACAAAAAGATGAAAAAGAAGCTGAAATAGCTAAAGTTACTGAAGAAAGAGAAGAATTCAACAGGATAGCTAAAGAACAACGTAAAATTCGTGATGAATTAAACGCATCATTAAAAGAAAACTTAAACAAAGCTATTGAATTCAGAAATGAACGTAACGAAATCAACAAAAAAGTTGAAGAAGCTAAAAAAGCACGTAACGAAGCTAACAACAAAATTAGAAACTTAGAATGGTCTTCTGGTAAACGTGACAAAATTAAAATAGAAAATGAGATTAAAAAGATTGATAAAATCATTGAAACTCGTGTTTTAGATATTAAAAAAGAAAATCAACTTGTTAAAAATGCAAACGATTTAAGAAAACAGTTAATGGAAATTCATGAAGATGAATCCGTTAAAGGTGAAGCACAAGAGCTTAAAAAATTATCTGAAGAAGAACACGAAAAAGTTATTGACTTTTCTGAAAAAGCTCAAGCAGCTCACGAAGAAATGCTCAAATTCTTCAGAAAAACTGATGATATCAGAACTGCAGCTGATGAAGCTCACAAAAAATTCATCGAAGCTCGTAAAAATGCTTCTGCAAAACATGAAGAGTTCAAATCCATTTTAAGCGATATTCATGTTATCAATAAAAAATTAGGTTCCAACAGACCTAGAAAAAGAAGATCTGCTAGTAACAAATCTTCCTCATCAAACGGTAACAAAAATCGTGAAGAAAAAGAAAGAGCTGAAGAAATCTTCGATAAATTCAAACACGGTGGAAAATTATCTACTGAAGAGCTCTTACTTTTACAAAAATACAATATTAATTAA
- a CDS encoding TATA-box-binding protein, with protein MTDVDIKIENIVASASIGKDIVLTEVSEALEGVNFNREQFPGLVFKLKDPKTAALIFSSGKLVCTGAKSIDDSKLAIKKTVDLMRTIDTEIPHEFEIKIQNIVASANLESTLNLEAVALELEDTEYEPEQFPGLVYRLSDPKVVLLLFGSGKVVCTGAKTRSDAKLGVERAYDRLSELDLI; from the coding sequence TTGACCGATGTTGATATAAAAATAGAAAACATTGTGGCTTCTGCAAGCATAGGAAAAGATATAGTTTTAACTGAAGTTTCCGAAGCTTTAGAAGGGGTTAATTTTAATCGTGAACAGTTTCCAGGATTAGTTTTTAAACTTAAAGATCCTAAAACAGCAGCATTAATTTTCAGCTCTGGTAAGCTTGTTTGTACTGGGGCTAAGTCTATAGATGACTCAAAGTTAGCTATTAAAAAGACTGTTGATTTAATGAGGACTATTGATACTGAAATTCCTCATGAATTCGAAATTAAAATTCAAAACATTGTGGCTTCTGCAAACTTAGAATCCACATTAAATTTAGAAGCAGTAGCTTTAGAACTTGAAGATACTGAATACGAACCTGAACAATTTCCGGGTTTAGTATACAGGTTATCTGACCCTAAAGTTGTTTTATTATTATTCGGTTCCGGTAAAGTTGTTTGTACTGGAGCTAAAACACGTAGCGACGCTAAATTAGGTGTCGAAAGAGCTTACGATAGATTAAGTGAGCTAGATTTAATATAA
- the cyaB gene encoding class IV adenylate cyclase, translating into MIEVEVKAKIDNFEDMRKKLNDLGAIKTKEEFQEDIYFNSPIVDFAKTDEALRIRTTKQGDEKHIFITYKGAKIDSESKTREEIEFGIEDSKKCAKTFEHIGFKKVRTVRKNREYYAYKNFEISLDDIEGLDPYMEIEIGLEDGNDYKESQNSIFEVFKQLGITDGFERTSYLELLETL; encoded by the coding sequence ATGATAGAAGTTGAAGTAAAAGCCAAAATTGATAATTTTGAAGATATGAGAAAAAAATTAAATGATCTGGGAGCTATTAAAACTAAAGAAGAATTTCAGGAAGATATTTATTTTAACAGCCCAATAGTAGATTTTGCCAAAACAGATGAAGCCCTTAGAATAAGAACAACAAAACAGGGCGATGAAAAACACATTTTCATAACATATAAAGGGGCTAAAATTGATTCTGAAAGTAAAACACGTGAAGAAATAGAGTTCGGAATTGAAGATAGCAAAAAATGTGCAAAAACATTCGAACATATAGGATTTAAAAAAGTCAGAACTGTGCGTAAAAACCGTGAATATTATGCTTATAAAAATTTTGAAATAAGTTTGGATGATATTGAAGGTTTAGACCCATATATGGAAATTGAAATAGGTCTTGAAGACGGAAACGATTACAAAGAATCTCAGAACAGCATTTTTGAAGTGTTTAAACAACTTGGGATTACAGATGGTTTTGAGAGAACCTCATATCTGGAACTTTTAGAAACTTTATAA
- a CDS encoding homocitrate synthase family protein: protein MQYYISHYNKEPELNFPDEITVYDTTLRDGEQTPGVCFSPEEKLEIAKKLDEVKIKQIEAGFPIVSKKEQESVKAITSEGLNAQIISLSRTKKEDIDAALDCDVDGVITFMGTSDIHLEHKMHIGRQEALNTCMNAIEYAKDHGLFVAFSAEDATRTDLDFLKRIYNKAESYGADRVHIADTTGAITPQGITYLVKELKKDVNIDIALHCHNDFGLAVINSISGVLAGANGISTTVNGIGERAGNASLEEVIMSLKLLYGKDLGFKTKHIKELSELVSKASGLPVPYNKPVVGNNVFRHESGIHVDAVIEEPLCYEPYIPELVGQKRQLVLGKHSGCRAVRAKLNECDLDVSDDTLIEIVKKVKKSREEGTYINDDVFKEIVKSCNYKKE, encoded by the coding sequence TTGCAATATTATATCAGTCATTATAATAAAGAACCGGAATTAAATTTTCCTGATGAAATTACAGTTTATGATACAACTTTAAGAGACGGTGAACAAACCCCAGGAGTTTGTTTTAGTCCTGAAGAAAAGTTAGAAATTGCTAAAAAATTAGATGAAGTTAAAATTAAACAAATTGAAGCAGGTTTTCCTATAGTTTCCAAAAAAGAACAGGAATCAGTGAAAGCCATAACTTCAGAAGGCCTTAATGCTCAAATCATTTCTTTATCTAGAACAAAAAAAGAAGACATTGATGCTGCTCTTGATTGTGATGTTGACGGTGTTATTACATTTATGGGAACTTCAGACATCCATTTAGAACACAAAATGCACATCGGACGTCAGGAAGCACTGAATACATGTATGAACGCTATTGAATATGCTAAAGATCACGGATTATTTGTTGCATTTTCTGCAGAAGACGCAACCAGAACTGATTTGGATTTCTTAAAAAGAATATACAACAAGGCTGAAAGCTATGGAGCAGACAGAGTACACATAGCAGACACTACCGGTGCTATAACTCCGCAGGGAATTACTTACCTGGTAAAAGAACTTAAAAAAGATGTAAATATAGATATTGCTCTACATTGTCACAATGATTTCGGTCTGGCAGTTATAAATTCCATATCCGGAGTACTGGCAGGAGCTAATGGAATTTCCACAACAGTAAACGGTATCGGAGAACGTGCAGGAAACGCATCTCTTGAAGAAGTAATTATGTCTCTTAAATTATTATACGGTAAAGATTTAGGATTTAAAACCAAACATATTAAAGAACTTTCCGAACTTGTATCAAAAGCTAGCGGATTGCCTGTTCCCTATAACAAACCTGTAGTAGGAAACAACGTATTCAGACACGAATCCGGAATTCATGTTGATGCAGTTATTGAAGAGCCGTTATGTTATGAACCATATATTCCAGAACTGGTAGGACAAAAAAGACAGCTTGTATTAGGTAAACATTCAGGCTGCAGAGCAGTCAGAGCCAAATTAAATGAATGTGACCTTGATGTAAGCGACGATACCCTTATTGAAATTGTTAAAAAAGTTAAAAAAAGCAGAGAAGAAGGAACATACATTAACGATGATGTATTCAAAGAAATTGTAAAAAGTTGTAACTATAAAAAAGAATAG
- the hacA gene encoding homoaconitase large subunit, with protein sequence MNITEKILSAKAKKEVTPGEIIEIPVDLAMSHDGTSPPAIKTFEKVATKVWDNEKIAIVFDHNVPANTIGSAEFQKVCRDFIKKQKITKNYIHGDGICHQVLPEKGLVEPGKVIVGADSHTCTYGAYGAFSTGMGATDLAMVYATGKTWFMVPEAIKMEVSGELNSYTAPKDIILKIIGEVGIAGATYKTAEFCGETIEKMGVEGRATICNMAIEMGAKNGIMEPNKEVIQYVSQRTGKKESELNIVKSDEDAQYSEEMHFDITDMEPQIACPNDVDNVKDISKVEGTAVDQCLIGSCTNGRLSDLKDAYEILKDNEINNDTRLLILPASAEIYKQAIHEGYIDAFIDAGAIICNPGCGPCLGGHMGVLSEGETCLSTTNRNFKGRMGDPKSSVYLANSKVVAASAIEGVITNPKDL encoded by the coding sequence TTGAATATTACAGAAAAAATATTATCAGCTAAAGCAAAAAAAGAGGTTACACCCGGAGAAATTATTGAAATTCCGGTTGATTTAGCTATGTCTCATGACGGAACATCACCACCAGCTATAAAAACCTTTGAAAAAGTAGCTACCAAAGTCTGGGACAATGAAAAAATTGCAATTGTATTTGACCATAATGTTCCTGCAAATACAATCGGATCTGCAGAATTCCAGAAAGTATGCAGAGACTTCATAAAAAAACAGAAAATTACTAAAAATTACATACATGGTGACGGAATATGCCACCAGGTACTTCCTGAAAAAGGACTGGTAGAACCTGGAAAAGTTATTGTAGGTGCTGACTCACACACATGTACTTATGGTGCATATGGAGCATTTTCAACAGGAATGGGTGCTACTGATTTAGCTATGGTTTATGCTACAGGTAAAACATGGTTTATGGTTCCTGAAGCTATTAAAATGGAAGTCAGCGGAGAGTTAAATTCATACACTGCTCCAAAAGACATCATTTTAAAAATCATCGGTGAAGTGGGAATAGCTGGAGCTACCTACAAAACTGCAGAATTCTGCGGAGAAACCATCGAAAAAATGGGAGTAGAAGGCAGAGCTACAATATGTAACATGGCTATTGAAATGGGAGCTAAAAACGGAATAATGGAACCGAATAAAGAAGTTATCCAATATGTTTCCCAAAGAACCGGAAAAAAAGAAAGTGAATTGAATATTGTTAAATCCGATGAAGATGCACAGTATTCAGAAGAAATGCACTTTGACATAACTGATATGGAACCTCAAATAGCCTGCCCTAATGATGTAGACAATGTTAAAGACATCTCCAAAGTTGAAGGCACAGCTGTTGACCAATGCTTAATCGGTTCTTGTACAAACGGCAGATTATCTGATTTGAAAGATGCTTATGAAATCTTAAAAGATAATGAAATTAATAATGATACTAGATTACTAATTCTTCCAGCATCAGCTGAAATTTACAAACAGGCAATCCATGAAGGATACATTGATGCATTTATAGATGCGGGAGCTATTATATGCAATCCAGGATGCGGACCATGTCTTGGAGGACATATGGGAGTTTTATCTGAAGGTGAAACCTGCCTATCCACAACAAACAGGAATTTCAAAGGAAGAATGGGGGATCCGAAATCCTCAGTATATCTGGCTAATTCAAAGGTTGTTGCTGCTTCAGCTATTGAAGGAGTTATTACAAATCCTAAAGATTTATAG
- a CDS encoding chorismate--pyruvate lyase family protein: MTIEKNEANKRLIEKINQVEEGYTKDFSNTQKILLTTDGSITAILDVLYGKITLSTLEQHFDTADREISELIHVDEGAQINYREVIMHKDDENLIYALSYIPLERLTDEICCDLVRADIPIGRILKNYQIESRREVNKIYIEKPNERLKDLFNTKEDMLAREYVIIHKNNVLMWIKEVFPVSKFTNI; encoded by the coding sequence ATGACTATTGAAAAAAACGAAGCAAACAAACGTCTGATTGAAAAAATAAATCAGGTAGAAGAAGGATATACAAAAGACTTTTCAAATACTCAAAAAATTCTGCTGACAACAGACGGATCAATTACAGCTATTTTAGATGTGCTGTACGGTAAAATTACATTAAGTACCTTAGAACAGCACTTTGATACAGCAGACCGTGAAATCAGCGAATTAATCCATGTTGATGAAGGTGCACAAATCAATTACCGGGAAGTTATAATGCATAAAGACGATGAAAATCTAATTTATGCACTGTCATACATTCCATTGGAACGTTTAACCGATGAGATTTGTTGCGATTTGGTTAGAGCAGACATACCAATCGGAAGAATTTTAAAAAATTACCAGATTGAATCAAGAAGGGAAGTAAATAAAATCTATATTGAAAAACCTAATGAAAGGTTAAAAGATTTATTTAACACGAAAGAAGATATGCTTGCCAGAGAATATGTAATTATCCATAAAAACAATGTATTGATGTGGATTAAAGAAGTATTCCCAGTCAGTAAATTTACAAATATTTAA
- the fen gene encoding flap endonuclease-1, translating to MGVKLKDIIQPEQIDFKDLKGRAISIDAFNTLYQFLSTIRQRDGRPLSDSNGNITSHLSGILYRNSSMIEKDIKPIYVFDGTPSYLKQETIDQRRQTREESEKKWKEALAKQDTQEARKYAMRSSKLSPYIIESSKKLLTMMGIPYIEAYGEGEAQAAYLVENGDAWAVASQDYDCLLFGAKRVVRNLAINSNLGDLEYYNLKRVLDELDINREQLIDMGILIGTDFSEGLKGVGAKTALKLAKKGELENKLAKLQEESSHDISEVREIFLNHNVNTNYKIRWKKPAKNDIIDFLCEEHGFSQDRVSKACDKLKNLNSSQKSLEDWF from the coding sequence ATGGGTGTTAAACTAAAAGACATAATCCAGCCGGAACAGATTGATTTTAAAGATTTGAAAGGAAGAGCAATCTCTATAGATGCATTTAATACCCTTTACCAGTTCCTGTCTACAATCAGACAAAGAGACGGAAGACCCTTAAGTGACAGCAATGGAAATATAACCTCTCATTTAAGCGGAATTTTATATAGAAACTCCTCAATGATTGAAAAAGACATAAAACCGATTTATGTATTTGACGGAACACCATCCTATCTTAAACAGGAAACCATTGACCAAAGAAGACAGACAAGAGAAGAATCTGAAAAAAAATGGAAAGAAGCACTGGCTAAACAGGATACTCAGGAAGCCAGAAAATATGCAATGAGATCTTCCAAATTATCTCCATACATTATAGAATCCTCCAAAAAGCTGCTGACAATGATGGGAATACCATACATTGAAGCATATGGTGAAGGAGAAGCACAAGCAGCTTACCTTGTTGAAAATGGAGATGCATGGGCAGTAGCTTCACAGGATTATGACTGTCTCTTATTCGGAGCCAAAAGGGTTGTAAGAAACCTTGCCATCAATTCCAACTTGGGAGATCTGGAATATTACAATTTAAAAAGAGTTTTAGATGAACTGGACATAAATAGAGAACAGCTTATTGATATGGGAATACTAATCGGAACTGATTTTAGTGAAGGCTTAAAAGGAGTAGGTGCAAAAACAGCTCTTAAACTAGCTAAAAAAGGAGAACTTGAAAATAAATTAGCCAAACTTCAGGAAGAATCATCACATGACATCTCTGAAGTCAGAGAAATATTCCTAAACCATAATGTAAATACCAATTATAAAATCAGATGGAAAAAACCGGCTAAAAATGATATTATTGACTTTTTATGTGAAGAACACGGTTTTTCACAGGACAGAGTTTCAAAAGCCTGTGATAAATTAAAAAATTTAAATTCAAGTCAGAAAAGCCTTGAAGACTGGTTCTAA
- a CDS encoding DUF2119 family protein, producing MSYFRYVDNGEGPTKLFIGGVHGNEGKTSLKFIKRLNIDDFSKGQFYFYNFDKTPYISTIKKEYYKSEIGLKILDLIEYFEPDFYTELHCYDLAHFDRLTSMERYTKTGIPPLINLGNHVLVSSVSPLIRMTYFSTDTVCKTLEFPCVEKLSAEKEEKYNFNKKSAVETYEKLLNLIVRAPDREYFEKEMLKNYYNQVALAVDYAKKVFGPEFPPY from the coding sequence ATGTCTTATTTCAGATATGTTGACAATGGTGAAGGTCCAACTAAGTTATTTATAGGTGGAGTCCATGGCAATGAAGGTAAAACTTCTTTAAAATTTATTAAACGTTTGAATATTGATGATTTTTCAAAAGGACAGTTTTATTTTTACAATTTTGATAAAACTCCATATATTTCTACAATTAAAAAGGAATATTATAAATCAGAAATCGGTTTGAAGATTTTGGATCTGATTGAGTATTTTGAACCTGATTTTTATACTGAACTTCACTGTTACGATCTGGCGCATTTTGACAGATTAACTTCTATGGAACGTTACACTAAAACAGGAATTCCTCCATTAATAAATTTGGGAAATCATGTGCTGGTAAGTTCTGTTTCTCCATTAATTCGCATGACATATTTTTCAACTGACACTGTTTGCAAAACATTGGAATTTCCTTGTGTTGAAAAGCTGTCTGCAGAAAAAGAAGAAAAATATAATTTCAATAAAAAATCAGCTGTTGAAACCTATGAAAAGCTTCTTAATTTAATTGTCAGAGCACCGGACAGGGAGTATTTTGAAAAGGAAATGCTGAAAAATTATTATAATCAGGTTGCACTGGCTGTTGATTATGCCAAAAAAGTATTTGGTCCGGAGTTTCCCCCTTATTAG
- a CDS encoding adenosylhomocysteinase, translated as MSKVKDMSLAKEGIRKIEWVQRHMPVLEHIKKEYEETQPFKGITIGSCLHLEPKTINLGLTLQAGGAEVAMTGCNPLSTHDDAVAGAADLGLNIYGWRDQDDEEYYQTINMVLDHKPDVIIDDGADMIMVLHNERTDVLKHIKGACEETTTGVHRLEAMHKDGALKFPVVAVNDAYTKYLFDNRYGTGQSSFDAIMGTTNMLIAGKSVVVCGYGWCGRGIALRAQGLGANVIVTEIDPIRALEARMDGYRVMKIRDAVKEADLIITVTGNINIIHGDDFKYMKDGCMLCNSGHFNVEINRRDLEAQSTSVREVRESIEMFTMKDGRKIYLLADGRLVNLSAARGQGHPAEIMDMSFAVQALSAKYILNNDLEVGVTKAPDDIDYEVANLKLKAMDIEIDTLSDRQKEYMCSWKEGT; from the coding sequence ATGAGTAAAGTTAAAGATATGTCTCTTGCTAAAGAAGGTATAAGAAAAATTGAATGGGTTCAAAGACACATGCCAGTTCTTGAACACATCAAAAAAGAATATGAAGAAACTCAACCTTTCAAAGGAATCACTATTGGGTCTTGCCTACATTTAGAACCTAAAACTATTAATTTAGGTTTAACTTTGCAGGCAGGTGGAGCTGAAGTAGCTATGACTGGATGTAATCCGTTATCCACTCATGATGATGCAGTGGCCGGAGCTGCTGATTTAGGTTTGAACATCTACGGTTGGAGAGATCAGGATGATGAAGAATATTATCAGACTATCAACATGGTTCTTGATCACAAACCTGATGTAATCATTGATGACGGTGCAGATATGATTATGGTTCTTCACAATGAAAGAACTGATGTTTTAAAACATATTAAAGGAGCATGTGAAGAAACTACTACTGGTGTTCACAGATTGGAAGCTATGCATAAAGATGGGGCTTTAAAATTCCCTGTTGTAGCTGTAAATGATGCTTATACCAAATATTTGTTTGATAACAGATATGGTACAGGCCAATCCAGTTTTGATGCAATTATGGGAACCACCAATATGTTAATAGCTGGTAAATCTGTTGTTGTATGTGGATATGGATGGTGCGGTCGTGGAATAGCTTTAAGGGCACAAGGTCTTGGAGCTAATGTTATTGTAACTGAAATCGATCCAATCAGAGCACTTGAAGCAAGAATGGATGGTTACAGAGTAATGAAAATTAGAGATGCTGTAAAAGAAGCTGATTTAATCATTACTGTAACTGGTAATATCAATATTATTCATGGTGATGACTTCAAATACATGAAAGACGGCTGTATGTTATGTAACTCCGGTCATTTTAATGTGGAAATTAATAGACGTGACTTGGAAGCTCAATCAACCAGTGTTCGTGAAGTAAGAGAAAGTATTGAAATGTTTACCATGAAAGACGGCAGAAAAATATATCTGCTTGCAGACGGAAGATTAGTAAACTTATCTGCAGCCAGGGGACAAGGACACCCTGCAGAAATCATGGACATGAGTTTTGCTGTTCAGGCATTATCTGCAAAATACATTTTAAACAACGATTTGGAAGTCGGTGTAACTAAAGCTCCTGATGACATTGATTATGAAGTAGCTAATTTAAAACTAAAAGCTATGGATATTGAAATTGATACTTTATCTGACCGCCAAAAAGAGTATATGTGCAGCTGGAAAGAAGGAACTTAA
- a CDS encoding aldo/keto reductase, producing the protein MQYTELGKTKENVSILGFGAMRLPTKGSNDNIDENTASEILSYGIDNGINLIDTAYPYHSAGIDGNGNSEVFIGNFLKENSYRDDVLISTKSPSWLMEEKGDFEYYLDKQLEKLKTDSIDIYLLHALTKDDWNKVRKLRVLDFLDDSLSSGKIKHVGFSSHTEIDTFVDILDAYPKWEVVLTQMNYLDEYYQTGVMGLDELKRLNIGSMIMEPLRGGRLVQNIPPEVQKLWDCAEVKRTPVEWALEYLWNRDDVDCVLSGMNSLEQVKQNIQIASNVKEISESDQDLIREVARTYKTLTGNECTSCGYCMPCPEGVDIINCFNEYNIGKMLNNPKGSAMQYFSLIDEDCRADSCIDCGDCEFVCPQMLDIPQELEKVDNYFGREFNHF; encoded by the coding sequence ATGCAATATACAGAACTTGGAAAAACCAAAGAAAATGTTTCAATTCTTGGTTTCGGAGCTATGCGATTACCGACAAAAGGTTCCAATGACAATATCGATGAAAATACAGCTAGTGAAATTCTTAGCTATGGAATTGATAATGGAATTAACCTTATTGATACAGCTTATCCTTATCACAGTGCCGGAATCGACGGTAACGGAAACAGCGAAGTTTTCATAGGAAACTTTTTAAAAGAAAACAGCTACAGAGATGATGTTTTAATCTCTACAAAATCTCCATCATGGTTAATGGAGGAAAAGGGAGATTTTGAATATTATCTTGACAAACAGCTTGAAAAACTCAAAACAGACAGTATTGATATTTATTTACTCCATGCTCTTACAAAGGATGATTGGAATAAAGTCCGCAAACTTAGAGTTTTGGATTTTCTTGATGACAGTTTAAGCAGCGGCAAAATAAAACATGTAGGGTTTTCATCACATACTGAAATTGATACATTTGTAGACATTCTTGACGCATATCCCAAATGGGAAGTTGTCCTGACACAAATGAATTACCTTGATGAATACTACCAGACAGGAGTAATGGGTCTTGATGAACTAAAACGGCTGAATATCGGAAGCATGATTATGGAACCACTGCGCGGAGGCAGATTAGTTCAGAACATTCCTCCAGAAGTCCAAAAACTTTGGGACTGTGCTGAAGTTAAAAGAACTCCTGTCGAGTGGGCTTTAGAATATTTATGGAATAGAGACGATGTTGACTGTGTTTTAAGTGGTATGAACTCCTTAGAACAGGTTAAACAAAATATTCAAATAGCTTCAAATGTTAAAGAAATTAGCGAAAGCGACCAGGATCTAATTAGAGAAGTTGCCAGAACATACAAGACGCTGACCGGAAATGAGTGCACCAGTTGCGGATATTGTATGCCATGTCCAGAAGGTGTTGATATCATCAATTGTTTTAACGAATACAATATCGGCAAAATGCTGAATAATCCAAAAGGAAGTGCAATGCAATATTTTAGTCTGATTGATGAAGACTGCAGAGCAGACAGCTGTATTGACTGTGGAGACTGTGAATTTGTTTGTCCTCAAATGCTAGATATTCCACAGGAACTTGAAAAAGTAGATAATTATTTCGGTAGAGAATTTAATCATTTTTAA
- a CDS encoding HesA/MoeB/ThiF family protein, with amino-acid sequence MPTRYIGDGYWELISRQMSIVTRSQQERFKEAKIAVIGCGGIGGQTIEMLARMGVGQLNLVDEDAFDLSNLNRQTLASIKELGLSKSKVTKEKVRLINPYVKVNCFEETVTKENVDKIIGECDIVIDALDNVKTRVIVSRAAENKKIPFIHGAIHGTLGQITVFSADKDINYETMFNLPSKDKDLTEDVLDDLSSVTSGVPPVIGPTPNLIGCLEAMEAFKITTGVGKVTQAPEILTFDLLDLTSFNVNEI; translated from the coding sequence ATGCCAACAAGATATATAGGTGACGGATATTGGGAACTGATAAGCCGTCAAATGAGTATTGTAACTAGAAGTCAACAGGAAAGATTTAAAGAAGCTAAAATAGCAGTTATTGGCTGTGGAGGAATAGGTGGTCAGACTATTGAAATGTTAGCCAGAATGGGAGTTGGCCAGCTTAATTTAGTTGATGAGGACGCATTTGATTTATCCAATTTAAACAGACAAACATTAGCCAGCATTAAAGAACTAGGCCTTTCCAAAAGCAAAGTAACCAAAGAAAAAGTCAGACTGATTAATCCTTATGTTAAAGTTAACTGCTTTGAAGAAACTGTAACTAAAGAAAATGTTGATAAAATAATCGGTGAGTGCGATATTGTTATTGATGCTCTTGATAATGTCAAAACAAGAGTAATTGTTTCCAGAGCAGCTGAAAATAAGAAAATCCCATTTATTCATGGAGCCATTCATGGAACTTTAGGTCAGATTACAGTATTTTCAGCAGATAAAGATATAAACTATGAAACAATGTTTAATCTCCCATCAAAAGATAAAGATTTAACTGAAGATGTATTGGATGACTTATCAAGTGTTACATCAGGTGTCCCTCCAGTTATTGGGCCTACTCCAAATTTAATCGGATGTCTTGAAGCTATGGAAGCTTTTAAAATAACGACAGGAGTTGGCAAAGTTACCCAAGCCCCGGAAATTTTAACTTTTGATTTGTTGGATTTAACTTCATTTAATGTAAATGAAATTTAA